The following nucleotide sequence is from Magnetococcales bacterium.
ATGCGGTCGATCTCCTCCAGCAGGTTTTTTCCCTCCTTGTCGTTGGTCGGGATAACGCCCTCGCACAGATCTGCTTCGTCAGCACCGGGCAGCACGGGGGGCAGCAGCATCTGCTTGCCAAGTTCCCTCTTGCGCCGCAACAAGTCGTCAAGCTTTTGGTCAAAGCTCGTGGGAGCAATCTCTTTGTTGGGATGGATGGCCAATGGGTGATAGACATGGACCGTTTTCTCCTGTCCGATGCGGTAGACCCGATCCGTGCATTGGTCTTCCACCGCCGGATTCCACCAACGGGAGAGATGAATGACATGATTGGCCGCCGTCAAGGTCAGGCCAACGCCGCCGGCCCTTGGAGAAAGAATCATCACGTCGAATGCCTCGCGACCGGGTTTCTGAAACTCGTTGGCTGCTTTCTGGCGTTTTTCCCCGGCCACGGTCCCGTTGATGATCAACGGTTGATGGGGCAAGGCATAGCGGCGTTTGATCATACCGGCAAGCCGGACCTGCATCTCCAGGTCTTCCAAAAAGATCAAAGCCTTTTCCTTTTTTTTGGCAATGTCGTCCAACACGCGAAAAGTCACCTGAAAACGTGCCGACAAGGCCAGATAAGAGTCATCCTGGTCGTGTTCCCTGTCGGGCAATCCCCTGGGATCGATCGGGTGCAGGGAGATACCCCGCAGGGCATGCAATGTCTCCAACATGCTCCCCTTGCGCCCGTGCTGGTGGTGTTGGATCACTTCCTGGTACTTTTCGGCCTGTTTCGGCGGCATGGTTTCGGACAGGGAGTGCGGCTTTTTCTCTGGCAACCCCGGCAAATGGTCGTGCTTCATGCGTCGGAGCATGTAGGGGGGCCTGCCATTTTCTTCCCGGGTCAACTTTTGATGCAGGCGTTGCAGGCTTGCGTGGTCGTCGGCACGATACTCCTGCGCAAATGATTTGAGATCGCCGAGGAGTCCGGAAGCGGAGAGATCCATGATGGACCACAGGTCCGCCAATTGGTTTTCGACGGGGGTGCCGGTCATGGTCAGCATCATGTCGGCCTTGATGCTGGTGGCTGCCACCGCGAGCTGGCACCTCGAATTCTTGATTTTTTGTGCCTCATCGAACACGGCCACGGCAAAAGGAATCGATAAAAAGCTTATGTGGTAATCACGCAAGGTCTCGTAACTGGTCAAAACCAGTGAAGCACCTTTTATCGTATCGATTTTCAGGCCAGGCACACCGCGTTCAATGTCCGTACCCTTGACAATCTCCTTCAACTCTCGCAGATGAGTGCCATAGACTCGGCAAAAAGGTTCCAAAAAACCCTCCTGCACATGCCGACGTGCCTCCTCTTGCCAATTGACAAGCAGGCCGGTGGGGGCGACCACCAGGAAGGGGCGCTTCTCCCCGCTGCGCCGCAACCAGGCCAGAAACGCCAAGGCTTGCAGGGTTTTGCCCAACCCCATGTCGTCAGCCAACAGAAGGCCTGGCAAACCAAAGCGCCAGGATCGACACATCCACAAAAAACCTTCCTGCTGGTGAGGTTTCAAGGTGGTACGCACAACGTCGCCCAGCAGGGCAATATCGGAGAGGGATCCAGAATCCCTGGAGAAGCGCTCGCGCCGGTAGGTGACCACCTCAAGATTTTTCAAGGTCTCGGCAAAATATTTTTTCTGTTTCTCCCCATCCAGCTCCGATCCGGGTTTGGTTGTATCGGCAGGTGGCGGTTGTCGAACCAGAGTATGCAACTTATCAAGAACTTCCGCTGTAGCTGGAACATCATCTCCATGCCAGGGGACGGTGGCTTGTCCGGCGGTGACGGCCTCTTCGACTCTCTGGGTCAATTCCGGCAGTTCGTCACGTCCCAGCACAACCTCCCGACCACCCAACGAGATGCCAAACCGCTCGGGCAACCAGGTTTCTGGCACCCGTTCCAGTAACGGCATTTTTTCCTGTTTCCACTCGCCAATGCCAGTGACCCGTTCGGAAAACTCCTCGGTTTCGATGAACAAGCTCTCGATACTGGATTCCGACCAAAAGTCCCCCAGATGCTCCTTGAGGTAAGGTCGAGGATTGCGGGCAAACTGCCGCCGGGTTTCCGGGTCGGCCTGTTGCATGCGCCGCACAACAGTCAAAGCCTCCCGACAATCGGGATCGATGAAAACATACGAACCATCGCCCAAGGCATAACGATCCCGGCACTCCGGATTAGCGGAAAACCGCTGGTCGATGAAAGTCTTTTGATCGGCTTCTGCCAGCAATCCTTCCGCTTCTGCAATCTCCCCATCCCCGTCCTCGCTGCTCTCACGCAGACGCCGGGTGAAGAGAATGGGATCGAAGGTGATGCCATCCTTGCCATCCTGCAACCGCAGGGAGAAGGCCGAGGCATGGGCCATGCGAATCGACCGGAAGTGGCGGTCCATGCCGATTTTTTTCCCGGCTGCGGCATCCGCCAAGGCGTTTTGCAACACATCCTTGATGCGGGCCAATTGGGCAAAGCGGATGGGATCGTCTTGTGTCTCGCCTCTGCGGAAGGGTTCCACAGCCTCGACAACATCGAACAGGGGTTGCGGAATACGCCATTGGGAGGTTCCCTCGGCAAGAATGCTCCCCTGACGCTGACAACCATGGAGTTCGCGTCCACGATCCATCCAGACGCAATCGATGCGAAACGCTGCATCGGTGATGGCGCCCCGGCTTTCCAGATGCAGGATGTGGGGCACGGGATCCGGCAGACCCAGGGCCTTGGCATGACCTGCATGGAGAGAGGCAACCACACCATGGTCAAGGATGATCGCCTCTTCCCCCTCCAGCCGGACAACGTGGGGGTTTTCTTCATCCAGGCGGGCCTGGATCCAATCCAGAACGGCAAGCTGACTGGCTGGGGGGTGTTCGCTCCATGCAGAGAGAGGCACGACCCGTTTCTTGAACCATTTTTCCTCGATCCTCTCCAGGCGGACTCCGTTTGGACAGACGGCATGTTGGAAATATATTTCGCTCATGGTATGGCTCAGTCTGGCATGTAAGCGTCGTCACGCAAGGAAATGCCGGTCAGTTCCCGAATGCGGTTTGCAACAGCGGATTGCCAACGGCCTCCACGAGAAGTTGTGTGAATGAAAGCCATGTTGTTAAGTTCCTGGTTTTTCAATTGCTCAGCATCGTACTTCTCTTGATACAGACGGGGCGCAGAGCTGTCGTTCACCCGCCATATACGACATTTTCCGTTGAAGCTCCAATCAGCGATGATCAAATTATCAACTTTCATAAGAAGAACAGCATGTTGTGGTGATACCCCTTTCACAATACACCCAAAGCGACTCATTTCCTTGTCATTGTTTTCTTTAGATTTTCTCTCTGCAAAATGAGCTGGATCCCTTGCCAAAACCACCCAGGCCTCGCGAATGTAACCTTTATTGAAATAGGCCATCCAGAATGTTTCTCGATACTTCCACTGGTCTGGTTCCTTCTGGTCGGCAAACTCTTTGACGATGGCAATAAACTGCTCCAGAGAAAAACGCAACAACCAGCGCAGAATGACCTCTTTGGCGTTATCTTCCACCTGATTCCACTTGGAATGGCTGCTGGTGCGGGGGTCGCCGAACCGCTCCACCAAAAAATTACGTATGGCCTGCTTGATGGCCTCATCCGGGTCACGGCCACGAAACGGCAAGAGCAAGGCCTTGGCCAAGACATCGTTGTGCCTTGGGTAACGCAAACCCTCGTTGTCCGTTTCTGCCCACAAAAAGAATTGTTGCAAATGCACCAAAAGCATGCTCCCAGAGGTCAACTCATGGTGGATTTTCTCCAGTGCCAGCGCAAACGTCGTCGCTGCAAATCCACCAGCCATCACATGGGGTAAACCGGCTTCTGCAAAGATCACCCTGAAATCCCGGTCAGGACGTGCCATGATGGCAGCACATAAGCGTTTTGGTCCTGCCTCCGGGTCAAACAATCGATCGTTTTCCTGCCTGGTACGCCATTTCCACTCCCAACGCACCACCAGGCCCGCGATGGTTCCGGCCAAGAGACGAAATCCAGGTTTGTCAGAGGCAAATTCCTGGAGATAGATGTGGATAAGCGTGTGCAACTCCGTGCGACGCGGATCGGCCTTGAGTCTGTTGAGGTAATCATCCATGAAAGGGGTCTCAGCCAACCAGGGCTTGTCCCCTCGCCACAGGCACCAGGGAGCCTCACGCCATGTTTTATGGGTAAGGGCACCCAGTGTGCCACGATCTGTTGCCTCGCGCAGAATGTGCTCAATTTTATCCAAATCCGGCGGCTCTTTTGGCGGTTTTCCTTCCAGATTTCCCAGATCCAGAACCGCTTTTTCGAGGTGGAGAGGTCGTTCGGGGGGAAAAGCCAGGAAAGGCAGGGCGCGCCCGTACCGCAACTCTGCCAAATAGTCCTTGAGCCCCATCACCGTTTCTCCAGGAGTTGGTTTTGGATGCGTTCCAGTTCCCGGGACGAGGGCCTTTCCATAACGATGCGCAGATCGATGCGGCGGTTTTTGCGTTTGTTGTCCGGCGAGTCATTGCCTGCCACCGGGCGACGCCAACCATAGCCGGAAACGGAAAAAATCGGATTTTCTGACGCATTGACGAGTTGGCCCAATTCCGGGTTGGCATCCAACAGGCCAAAGGTGGCAATGGCGCGCAGGGTGGACAGGTTCCAATTGTAAATTTTCCCCTGATCGGTATCGGTTCCCGTGTTGTCGGTATGTCCCTCGACAAAAATGGTTTCCACCCGATTCCCTGCTGTGGAGCCGGCACATGCGGCAGGCGTCACCTGTGCCGGAACCATGGCGTAACAAGGAAGCACTTGCACCAGCGCCTTGGCCAAAACATCAATGGCATGCCGGCCTTCCGGTTTCAACTCGTGGCTACCCGAGTCAAACAGAATCTCTTCGGGCAGGTGCAGGATGCCATTCTCCATATCGAGACTGACGCGGATGCCCTCCTTGTGGAGGCGTTCGGCCACATCTTCAATCAACTTTCTGCGGCTTGCGTCGGCGCCGTTGAGTCGTTCCACCGTCTGACGCAATGCGTCCCTTTCCTGCCTTATTTTCTCAACCTCGTCTTTTTGGACATCCGTGGCTTGCCGCAATTGAATGGCAAAATACATCAGGAGAATGATGAAAATAAAAAGAACTCCCACCATCATGTCGGTCATGGAGGCAAAATAGTCCTCTTGCTTCTCTTCAGTGTCAGCGCAATGCCTTTTCTGGTAACGTCTGCCAAACATGGCCTGGCCTGCCCGGTCGTCGCTTTAGCGGAGTTGACTTCGATTTTGTTGCATTTTTTCTGCCATCTCCTCTAAACTTTCAACAATCTCCTTCACCTCTTCAACACCAGCGCCCAGTTTGCCGACCGCCGTTCCCATTTTTTCGTCAATTTGCCTCATATATTCCTTGGTGGCATGCGTAAGATCTGTGACTTTCGTTATCCAGACCCCCATAACCTGCTCCAGATGTTGATCGACATCCTCGAATCGTTTCTCATGCTTTTCCCAGTTATCACTCAACGTCCGGAGGGTTTGATCCAAATTCCTGGCCAGTTGCTGCGATTGTCCTTGCACCCCATGGAGCAAGGAGGCTGCCTCTTTGGTTTGTTGTCCAGCCTGGCTGACCCCGGCGGCGATGGTTTTCCCGGTCTCGGCCCAGGGCGCGGTGGCCTGACCGATATCGCGGGCAGCGCCTTTCATGGCCTCCTGAGTCAAGGTTGACAGTTCATAGATATTTTCAAGTCCCTTGACGTGTTTGCCAATACGGGATTCAACCTCGTGCATGGTGCTGGTCGTCTCCTGAATGGCACTCCGCAACGTACCGACGGCATCCCCTATCTTTCCGCTGTTCTCGACTGTATGACGTTGCATATCATCCAGCACCTGGGTGATTCGGCCTGTCAAACCTTCCGTTGCAGCCAACATTCTGTCGGCACTGGCTTCACCATGACGCCCCATATGCGCGGACGCCTCCGCAAGCCTGTCTTGCACAACAGAAACAATTGCACTGATATTTTTGACGTTTTTGACTGTGGACTCCCTGACCTCCCCAATCAATTTTTGTGTCTCATCCAGGAACCGTGTCATGTGTTGTCCCAGTTCTTCACCGGCCTGCCTGGGGACATTGGCCAGACCATCGGACATGTGCAGAACATTTTCCTGGATTTTCCCCATGGCATCGGCAAGTGCATCAACAGCCCCCTTGATGCCATTTTGCAGGGAGGTGGAGGAGTTTTCTGCCACACCATTCAGCGCTGTTGCAGCACTTTCCATGGAGCGGGCATTCGTTTCCACGGCGCCAGCAAATTTTTCTACAGCCTGAGCGAAAACCTTCTCAAAACGTTCGGCGGCGTTTGTGGAGGCCTGTTCCATCTGCTGCATGCTTCCGGCCATGTTCTGTTGCATGCCCTGCGAAAGTTGACGGAAGCCGTCGGCAGCCTCCCGCAACTCTCTGCCAGAGTTGCTCATCTGCTCACTCAAAACCTGCAACGATCCACCGACCTGGTGGAACTGATCGCCTGCCTGTTCACGAACCACATCTCCGACACTATTGCCCAGGTTCGCGTCGAGAGACTTGACCCCGTCCACAACCGGCTGCATGGCCCTGTCCATGATGCCAGGCAAAATCTCCTTGAAATCATCCAGGCTTTGCCTGAGAGCAAATGCCATTTCACCAGAATATTTTTCCAGGCTCTGCCCAAAAGCCATGGCCATATCACCAGAAAATTTTTTGAGCTGATCGGTTTGCTCCTCCAACTGCCGTGTTTGATCTTCGCCAATCTGCTCTGGGATCAAAGGCTGAAAAGCCTCTTCCAGGGATCTGCACAGATCAGAAAGTGCGCTCCGGAGCCTATGGAGAAGGACGTGATGGATAAGAGTTGTCAAGAGCGCACACGACAATCCTGCAATGGATGTAATAAATTTGACGGATGCAGCACGAAGAAGCACGCTAAGAGACTCCTGCAACTGGGCAATATCACCACTGACAAGGGATTGTGTGGCAAATTTAAGACCAGCCGCAAGACCGGCGAAAGTAAATAAGAGACCGAGACCAATAAATAGCGGAGGAAAGTGTCTTAACCATGTCATATGCAAACGAGTCTGATCCAAGTCAAAAAAGTGATCAGGGGGGGTTGTATAACAAGCGTAACCATTTTTTTGCCTCGTAACCAAATTCTTTTGGAACATCTTCCAGGAATATTCCAGAAATTTGACTTTTCCAAAGACGCTATCAAAATACCTCATTTCTATCGGAGAATCAACACCTTCTTTCTTTAATTGTTTTACAGTTATTTTTACACGTGACCATGAATAAATACATTGAACAAGAAAAATTATCACGGGGATGCCGCAAAAAAGAAACAAAAATAATGATAGAATGTAAGGGAGGTCTGGAATATTCTTAAATGATTCAAATATAAAATCAAACCCTTGCCTGATAAAATCAATCAGGTGATCAAAAAGCCTTGACATGCTTTATCCTAACTTTATCTGGAGGACGTCGGGAAGGCGGATTATGGACCCAATAGTCATAAAAATCCAGTCTTTTGACACACCGCGGCCGTCATGGTCATGATCATCGTTTCGGCTCCCAGACCATCCGTGGTGGTCGCGGACCGGATAAGGTGTGCTTGCCAAACCCATTCCCGCCAGTTATTTTATGATATCGCCATATGTTGAAATAATGTGACTTCCTGTTTTAACTTTGCGAGGTAAAAATGAAGCGGGATCTCCAGGGTCACCATGTGGTCGTCTCCACGGCGGGGGAGAGAGCCCTGGCCTTCGTGCCTGCGCCGTTGCCCCCGAGGCCGCCCATCGACTGGACGCCGGAGCTGCGTGGCAAGTTCGATCAGGCGCTCCTGGCGCTGGGGCGGCTGGACAGCGTTTCCATGCTGCTGCCGGACACCTCTCTGTTCCTCTACATGTACGTTCGCAAAGAGGCGGTGCTCTCCTCGATGATCGAGGGAACCCAGTCATCCCTTGCGGATCTCCTCCTGTTTGAGCTGGACCAGGAGCCCGGCGTTCCCCTCGACGATGTCCAGGAGGTGAGCAACTACGTCGCTGCCCTGAACCATGGGCTCCAACGTCTGGACGAAGGGTTTCCGTTCTCCCTGCGCCTCATAAGGGAGATTCATACCGTCCTGCTGGCCAAAGGTCGTGGCAGCCACCAGACCCCGGGGGAGTTCCGGCGCAGCCAGAATTGGATCGGCGGCAGCCGCCCCGGCAATGCCGCATTCGTTCCCCCGCCTGCCGAGCAGGTTGTGGAGGGAATGAGCAAGCTCGAACTGTTCATTCACGACCAACCCGAACCAACGCCCGTTCTTCTCAAGACCGCCCTGGCCCATGTGCAGTTCGAAACCATCCATCCGTTCCTTGACGGGAATGGTCGCCTCGGACGGCTCCTGATCACGTTGCTTCTGTGCGATCAGAAGGTACTCCGTAAGCCGATGCTTTACTTGAGCCTCTACTTCAAGACCCACCGGCGCTACTACTACGAGCTGTTGAACAACGTCCGCCTCATCGGGGAGTGGGAGGCGTGGCTCGATTTTTTCGCGGAGGCCGTCATCGCCACGGCGACTCAGGCGGTGGAAGCGGCGAAGCAGCTTGCCGACTTGGCCGATGAAGACCGGGAGCGTATTGCAGGCCTCGGTCGGGCAGCTCCTTCTGCCCTGCAAGCACATCGGGCCATGATGGAGCATCCCATCGCTACCTCAAACTGGCTCTCCGAGAAGACAGGTCTCACGCCAGCCACGGTCAACAAGGCCCTGGAGCGGCTGGAGCAGCTCGGAATCATCAGGGAATTGACCCATAAGCAGAGGAACCGCCTGTTCAGCTACACCCGATACGTCGAGATCCTGAACAGGGGCACCGAACCACCGGACCGATGAGCCGGAAGGGTAACGATTCACCACCCTTGCAAGAAAGGCCTGGACATGAAAGCCTTTGTCAGGGCTTCGCCCCGAACCCCACCAGGACGCTGTCCTGGACTAAGCCAGGGAACCAGCCCCCTGGATCCCGATTCGTTACCGGGTACCAGGGCAGTTACAAGCCAAGCCGAATAGATACGTTCAATTTTTGCCAGAAAACGAACTCTGATCCACACCCGCCCCTGCCGGGGACGCCACCAGGTGCCGCACCCGCTGGACCCGCTCCTGTCGGATGGCGTTACCCAGGGATTTTCCGGTCAGGCCACGCTCCAGCAACGGAGCCGTATCGACGGTCAGGCAGGTGGACAGGGCAGAGCGCAGCAGGCGTGCCTGGGGATAGGCCACGTCGGCATATCCGCCACGCCCCCGGGCGTCGGCCTCGCAGGCCAGTAATATCCCCCCGAAACGCGCCGGATTGCGGAAGGCATCGGCATCAGCCAGCAGGCGTACCATGGTTTTGGGCTGCATCTCGCACGCCCGGTGGACACGCCCGTGCAAACCGGCTGTCATCATGCCCATGCGCTGAAAATCACCGGGAATTCTCAGCCGTTGACAAAGTCTCTCCACACAGCCGATGCCACGTTCTTCATGGCCGTGATGGCGGGGCAAGAGCGATGGGGGCGTTTCACCTTTGCCCAGATCATGCACCAGGGCCGCAAAGCGTACCACCGGTTCGGACGACATGCGGGAAATTTGTTCGAGAACCAGGAGGGTGTGTTCCCAGGCATCTCCCTCGGGGTGGTGTTGCGGAGGTTGGGTTTGCCCCTGCAACGCGGACAGTTCGGGAAAAACCACCCGCAGGGCGCCACAGGCATCGAGAACGCGCAGATAGGTGGCAGGCGCCTCCGTGGCCAAGGCCTTGACCGTCTCCTGCCAAACACGTTCCGGGGTCAAAGAGGCCAATTCGCCGGAGTGGGCCAGGGCTCGCATCCGTTGCAGGGTTTCGGGGGCCACCTGAAAACCCAGCGTGGCAAAACGGGCGGCAAAACGCGCCACCCGCAAGACCCGCAGCGGATCATCGGCAAAAGTGGGCGACACATGGCGCAACACCCGCGCCGCCAGATCACGTTGACCACCATACGGATCCACCAACCCGGTGGTTGCATCCCAGGCCATGGCGTTGATGGTCAGATCACGTCGGCAGAGATCCTCTGCCAAAGTCACCGCAGGATCGGAATGGGTGACAAAGCCTTTATGTCCAGGAGAAATTTTGCGCTCGGTGCGCGCCAGGGCATACTCGCTCCCGGTCTCGGGATGCAAAAAAACGGGGAAATCCGCTCCAACCTGGCGAAACCCCCGAGCCAACATGGCTGCGGGTGTCGAACCCACGACGACCCAATCGGCATCGTGTGTGGGCAAACCCAGAAGCCGGTCGCGGACACCGCCCCCGACCTGATACGCCTGCAACCCGGTTGTTGGCTCTCCATCCGACGGGTCGTCTGCCACCTGAAGCACTCCTACCAATCATCGGCGACCATGACCAGGCCAGCCGACCCGCACTGAAGCACTCTCTAAAGCACTCTTACCAGTTATCGGCGACCACGACCAGGCCAGCCGACCCGACCCGCTCCTGAAGCACCCTGGACACCTGTTCCGCCTCCTGGCGGCTGGCAAAAGCGCCGACACCCACCCGATACCAGGAGCTCTCCCCCATCTTAATCAACCGACTGGAGACCGGCAAAGGACGATCCCGAAAACGTACCTGACCCACACGGGCGACAAAGGCCTTGGCTTCACTTTCCAGGGTGAAAGAGTCCAGCAGGAGAACGAAGCGCCCTGCGGATTCCTGTTGGGTCGGGTTGCCTTCGACACGGGATGATCCAGTCACGGAAGAAGCTGATTTTTGCCCTTGTTCCGCCAACCGTTGCTGCAAGGCCTGTACCTGCTGCCCCAGGGAGAGGGAACGTTGTTTTTCCTGCTCCAGATGGCTCGTCAACTCAAGAATGCGTTGCTGCATGGAGGCCACGGAGAGCTTGTCATCGGCCTCCATACCCAGTCCTGTGGTGAGGGGTTCTAACTTGACGCCGGCAACCACGGTTGGCGGCGCAACAGGCGCCGCACTCCTGGGCGCAGGTTGTTCGGAGGAACCCGGCCTGGCGAAAGTTGCCGGGGAAGAGACCACCGCCGGGATCGCCGCCACAGGTTGTACGTTGCCTGACTCCAGGCTGTTCGACAAGTCAGGCATGGAGATGACGGCATCCTTGGTGATCGCAGCCTGTTGCAGGAAGGAAGAGGGAGAGGCGAGTTGCTCCGTGCCTGTCGAGGTGGAAGAGTCCGCTCTCTGCGCCTCTTCGGGAGAGGGGAGCTGCCCCGTGCCTGCCGAGGTGGTGGAATCGGGCAGGCCCACACCGGAATCTTCCTCTCCCGACTCCCACCATAGGAAACCAAAGACACCCGCAACGATCAGTATGGCCAGAACGACCCAAAGCCACAGATAACTCCTCTGGGGTTGTTCCATGGCGGCAGCGGAGGAGAATGATCTTTCGGCATCCATCTGCCGATCCTGGTCATCCGGGGATGCCAAACCCTGATACCAGGCAGCCTCGTGTGTCAGAGGCACAGAACGTGCGGACGCGCCCCGATTTTCCTGGTCGTTGCCGGGGAATGTTTCGACCTGCTCCGATGTCGCTTCTTCTTCCCTCTCCGGGATCGCAGAAGAGGCAACATCACCGTGCCGGTCCAGGAGAGCTGGTGTCCCTGGTTCGGGCTCGCCTGCCGCAACCGGCGTGACTTCGGTGGTGGTCTCGGCTGGCGAAGGGGTCAGGGCATGGATGAAAGCCATGGCCGAGGCAAGACGTTGCCGAGGATCCCAATGCAGCGCCCGTTCCAGGATCATGTTTTGCTCGTCGCTCAACATCGGCAACGCTTGCGGGATGGGCCCCTCGTTGCGCCAACGTGCGGCGCTCAATGCCAGGCGGTCGGCATCCGAAAAAGGCGGTCGGCCCGACACCATCTCATAAAACATGACCGCCAGGGCGTAGATATCGCCGCCCGAATCCGGAGTTTGCCCCAAAAACCGGGCGCCACCATGCTCTGCAAACAAAAGTGTGTCCCGTCCCTGCCCCATACCGGCGCTTTTGACCACATACTGCTCGGGGGAGGCATAGGGAACCTGCTCCTGCAAAACGGTCTGGTCAAAGTCGACACCCCGGCTCCAGGCCAGGGAGCGCAGGGCATAGGAGAGACCAAAGTTGACCAGACGAACCTCACCACCGGGAAGAATGATGACGTTACCTGGGTTGAGATTGCGATGACAGACTCCTTCGAGGTGGGCATGATTGAGGACAATGGCAATCTTTCGCGCCATCTCCAAAGCATCGTCAGGTGACAACAGGCCGTTGGGCCGTTGGCTCCGAAACGCGGCCAGCGTCTCCCCGTCGATGTAGAGGGAGAGCAGAAAGCGCTGATTGCGCTGGGCATCCAGTATGTGGCCGAGGGAGGGCATGATCCCCGGATGGGCGGAAACTTTTTGGATTTCGGCAATGGTTTTTTCAAATTGTTGAGAGAATTCCGTCTCAGCGGAGAGAAAGATCTCCGGCAACGAGCGCATCACCACCAGGCGCTCTGTTCCCGTCTCCTCCGCCAGAAAAACATCCCCCAACGCCCAACGCCCGAACGGACGGCAGACTACATACCGTCCCCCGTCGATTTTTGTTCCGATGTCCATGCCCGAGCCACGCTCAAAATGTGCAAAAAATGCCGACTCCACCCAGAGGAACCATTTAACACCCTGGCTGAAAAAAAACAATTTGAAATAAGGCGTGGTCTACTGAATAGCTACCCTTCAGTCTGGTTTATCTGGAGACCCGGCAGCGGCCCGCAGCCTTGGCCCGGTACATGGCATCGTCGACGCGCGTCACGAACGTTTCCATGGATTCATTCCGTTCCCAACGGGCAAATCCGATACTCACCCCGAGTCTCTCCGCACCTGGCGCCTGGATGTTCAGGTCCGCGACCGACTGGCACAATCGGTCCAAAAGGTGTTCGGCCTTATCCAGATCTGTATTGGTCAGGATCAGGGAAAATTCATCACCCCCCACACGCGCCAACACGTCCGTATCCCTTACCATTCTGGACAGGGTTGCGGAGACCAGACGCAGGACTTCGTCCCCTTTCCCATGTCCCATCAAATCATTGACATCCTTGAAGTGGTCCAAATCCAGACCGGCCAGCACCAGGGGGGCGCCATACCTCTGTGCCTTGGAGAGCTCCTGTTCGAGGCGCTCATGAAACACCCGCCGGTTCACCAGTCCTGTCAACATGTCCCGTCGTGCCTGGTCGTAGAGATCCTCGTAGGCCAAAGCGCGTTCCAGCGGTCCCCGCAATTCGACCGCCATCTCCCCCATGAATGGCACGAGAACGGACTCCGTGTCAGGGTTCGCCCGGTGCAACATCAAGATGGCTTCCGTCGGTCCATCCGGGTTCAGGTCGACCAGGCAGAAGCGCAAACCCGGGTGACCATCACAGGATCCACACCCGACCGGCGGCGGCGCCTCCAGGAGGCGAAGGGCATAATCCATCAACTCTTGACGCCGTGGGCCGTGCATGGAACAGACCACATGACTCCGGTGGCGTGCTTCGCTGCGATAAGCCACCAGGTCATGCCGTAAATGTGGCGTGAGCCAGAATGAAAACGCATCGACCATGGAGGCCAGATCCAATTTGCCGGACAACTCCTTGTGCAGGTCATAGATCCTGGCCAGGTGTTCACTTCGGCGCCGATACCAGTCGAGTTCCTCGATGAGATTGGAGGAGTAGCTGGTCAACAACAGATTCGCCTGGCTCTCCAGAGA
It contains:
- a CDS encoding restriction endonuclease, encoding MSEIYFQHAVCPNGVRLERIEEKWFKKRVVPLSAWSEHPPASQLAVLDWIQARLDEENPHVVRLEGEEAIILDHGVVASLHAGHAKALGLPDPVPHILHLESRGAITDAAFRIDCVWMDRGRELHGCQRQGSILAEGTSQWRIPQPLFDVVEAVEPFRRGETQDDPIRFAQLARIKDVLQNALADAAAGKKIGMDRHFRSIRMAHASAFSLRLQDGKDGITFDPILFTRRLRESSEDGDGEIAEAEGLLAEADQKTFIDQRFSANPECRDRYALGDGSYVFIDPDCREALTVVRRMQQADPETRRQFARNPRPYLKEHLGDFWSESSIESLFIETEEFSERVTGIGEWKQEKMPLLERVPETWLPERFGISLGGREVVLGRDELPELTQRVEEAVTAGQATVPWHGDDVPATAEVLDKLHTLVRQPPPADTTKPGSELDGEKQKKYFAETLKNLEVVTYRRERFSRDSGSLSDIALLGDVVRTTLKPHQQEGFLWMCRSWRFGLPGLLLADDMGLGKTLQALAFLAWLRRSGEKRPFLVVAPTGLLVNWQEEARRHVQEGFLEPFCRVYGTHLRELKEIVKGTDIERGVPGLKIDTIKGASLVLTSYETLRDYHISFLSIPFAVAVFDEAQKIKNSRCQLAVAATSIKADMMLTMTGTPVENQLADLWSIMDLSASGLLGDLKSFAQEYRADDHASLQRLHQKLTREENGRPPYMLRRMKHDHLPGLPEKKPHSLSETMPPKQAEKYQEVIQHHQHGRKGSMLETLHALRGISLHPIDPRGLPDREHDQDDSYLALSARFQVTFRVLDDIAKKKEKALIFLEDLEMQVRLAGMIKRRYALPHQPLIINGTVAGEKRQKAANEFQKPGREAFDVMILSPRAGGVGLTLTAANHVIHLSRWWNPAVEDQCTDRVYRIGQEKTVHVYHPLAIHPNKEIAPTSFDQKLDDLLRRKRELGKQMLLPPVLPGADEADLCEGVIPTNDKEGKNLLEEIDRMDHQQFERWVQGQAREAGFQVEPTGGTGDGGADAILVHPETQRSIIVQCKYRQPEAPCDAEAVEDLLRARQRYRRGDSPLLVALTNAKNFSLKARRQAERNDIRLIARADLPMWPKIIMT
- a CDS encoding OmpA family protein; this translates as MFGRRYQKRHCADTEEKQEDYFASMTDMMVGVLFIFIILLMYFAIQLRQATDVQKDEVEKIRQERDALRQTVERLNGADASRRKLIEDVAERLHKEGIRVSLDMENGILHLPEEILFDSGSHELKPEGRHAIDVLAKALVQVLPCYAMVPAQVTPAACAGSTAGNRVETIFVEGHTDNTGTDTDQGKIYNWNLSTLRAIATFGLLDANPELGQLVNASENPIFSVSGYGWRRPVAGNDSPDNKRKNRRIDLRIVMERPSSRELERIQNQLLEKR
- a CDS encoding Fic family protein; the protein is MKRDLQGHHVVVSTAGERALAFVPAPLPPRPPIDWTPELRGKFDQALLALGRLDSVSMLLPDTSLFLYMYVRKEAVLSSMIEGTQSSLADLLLFELDQEPGVPLDDVQEVSNYVAALNHGLQRLDEGFPFSLRLIREIHTVLLAKGRGSHQTPGEFRRSQNWIGGSRPGNAAFVPPPAEQVVEGMSKLELFIHDQPEPTPVLLKTALAHVQFETIHPFLDGNGRLGRLLITLLLCDQKVLRKPMLYLSLYFKTHRRYYYELLNNVRLIGEWEAWLDFFAEAVIATATQAVEAAKQLADLADEDRERIAGLGRAAPSALQAHRAMMEHPIATSNWLSEKTGLTPATVNKALERLEQLGIIRELTHKQRNRLFSYTRYVEILNRGTEPPDR
- a CDS encoding multifunctional CCA addition/repair protein, which produces MQAYQVGGGVRDRLLGLPTHDADWVVVGSTPAAMLARGFRQVGADFPVFLHPETGSEYALARTERKISPGHKGFVTHSDPAVTLAEDLCRRDLTINAMAWDATTGLVDPYGGQRDLAARVLRHVSPTFADDPLRVLRVARFAARFATLGFQVAPETLQRMRALAHSGELASLTPERVWQETVKALATEAPATYLRVLDACGALRVVFPELSALQGQTQPPQHHPEGDAWEHTLLVLEQISRMSSEPVVRFAALVHDLGKGETPPSLLPRHHGHEERGIGCVERLCQRLRIPGDFQRMGMMTAGLHGRVHRACEMQPKTMVRLLADADAFRNPARFGGILLACEADARGRGGYADVAYPQARLLRSALSTCLTVDTAPLLERGLTGKSLGNAIRQERVQRVRHLVASPAGAGVDQSSFSGKN